The following are from one region of the Anomaloglossus baeobatrachus isolate aAnoBae1 chromosome 1, aAnoBae1.hap1, whole genome shotgun sequence genome:
- the SPRY1 gene encoding protein sprouty homolog 1, with protein sequence MELQSQHGTSGSLVVIQQPSLDSRQRLEYEREVQSTAIFSLDQIKVLRSRNEYTEGPSMVRKHGPKTAPRYSKQERTHEIIPVNVNNNNEHRPPHLPHTGHVHMARAPVLSRSTSTGSAASSGSTNSASSEQELLGQSPPTRHNSGYRTDRVVRMQPKTSALVVDDLKSSLKADSTQHRFICEQCGKCKCADCTAPRTLPSCLACNRQCLCSAESMVEYSTCMCLVKGTFYHCSNDDEGDSFADNPCSCTQSHCCSRYLCMGLMSLFLPCLLCYPPAKGCLKLCRRCYDRANRPGCRCKNSNTVYCKLDDVPRGQGKPS encoded by the coding sequence ATGGAGCTACAAAGTCAACATGGCACTAGCGGTTCATTAGTTGTCATCCAACAGCCTTCTTTAGACAGCAGGCAGCGGCTGGAGTATGAACGGGAGGTTCAGTCAACCGCCATCTTCTCTCTGGACCAGATCAAAGTTCTCCGGAGCAGGAACGAATACACAGAAGGTCCATCCATGGTGCGGAAGCATGGGCCCAAAACTGCTCCACGGTACAGTAAGCAAGAGAGGACTCATGAAATCATACCAGTCAATGTGAATAATAACAATGAGCACAGACCCCCTCACTTGCCTCACACAGGACATGTGCACATGGCAAGGGCTCCTGTGCTCAGTAGGTCAACCAGCACAGGAAGTGCCGCAAGTTCTGGGAGCACAAATAGTGCCTCGTCTGAACAAGAACTTTTGGGACAATCTCCACCAACCAGACACAACTCTGGCTACAGGACGGACAGGGTAGTTCGGATGCAACCTAAGACATCTGCATTGGTAGTAGATGACCTAAAGAGCTCTTTAAAAGCGGACTCCACGCAGCACAGGTTTATTTGTGAACAGTGTGGAAAGTGCAAATGTGCAGACTGCACAGCTCCAAGGACCCTACCGTCATGCTTGGCTTGCAATCGGCAATGTCTTTGCTCTGCTGAGAGCATGGTTGAATACAGCACTTGCATGTGTCTGGTTAAAGGAACTTTTTACCACTGTTCTAATGACGATGAAGGCGACTCGTTTGCGGATAACCCTTGTTCTTGCACCCAATCACACTGCTGCTCTAGATACCTGTGCATGGGACTCATGTCCTTGTTCTTACCATGCTTACTCTGCTACCCTCCTGCCAAGGGATGCCTTAAACTGTGTCGCCGTTGTTACGACAGAGCAAATCGCCCAGGTTGCCGATGTAAGAACTCAAATACTGTATACTGCAAACTGGATGATGTTCCTCGCGGTCAGGGCAAGCCCTCCTGA